In Fibrobacter sp. UWB15, the following proteins share a genomic window:
- the ruvC gene encoding crossover junction endodeoxyribonuclease RuvC, whose translation MIVLGIDPGSITTGYAFIEMGSAKPNVLEYGTLHAPASHALEDRLLHIVSELEKLLDKYKPESFGMEGIFFAKNAKSALVLGHIRGAVLVACRKRGMTYSEYSPRMVKQAVTGDGNASKEQVANMIFARLGIQGGDLPLDASDALAIAWTHANPSPLNDAVSKVLGKKKVVRKKKATAKQWLDLIEKMGGSVQ comes from the coding sequence ATGATTGTCCTCGGTATAGATCCTGGTTCCATTACGACTGGCTACGCTTTTATAGAAATGGGTTCGGCAAAGCCGAATGTACTTGAGTACGGAACGCTGCATGCACCTGCAAGTCATGCACTTGAAGACCGCTTGCTGCATATTGTGTCGGAACTGGAAAAGCTACTGGACAAGTACAAACCGGAATCATTTGGGATGGAAGGAATCTTTTTTGCCAAAAATGCAAAGAGTGCTCTAGTGCTTGGACATATTCGCGGTGCTGTTTTGGTGGCTTGCCGTAAACGCGGAATGACCTATTCTGAATACAGTCCCCGTATGGTAAAGCAGGCGGTAACTGGTGATGGCAATGCCTCCAAGGAGCAGGTGGCCAATATGATTTTTGCGCGTCTTGGCATTCAAGGTGGCGATCTTCCACTGGATGCTTCTGACGCTCTAGCCATTGCATGGACCCATGCAAATCCTTCTCCGCTAAACGATGCCGTCTCTAAGGTGCTGGGTAAAAAGAAGGTGGTGCGCAAGAAAAAGGCTACCGCAAAGCAATGGCTAGATTTGATTGAAAAAATGGGAGGCAGCGTTCAATGA